The DNA window ATCATGAGGCATACACTGCCAAGCAAGTTATTGTCATCGGTATAGTGAAATGCGGTCCCGTAACAAGCAATGCCATGAAGAAACGTATGATAATGTTGTTCGCCAATAAGACTAATTGGGTGCTTTTGTTGCAATGATAGACTAATAACATTCGTGCCTGTATCTTCTTGGATGAATAGGCTGGCAGGTCTGATTCCGAATTGTTCGATGGTAGACTTTATGGTTTCGTCTCCTTCAATTCCAAGAAGGAAACCGGTTGCATCCGAAACAACAACGAGTATCGGGGTGCCTTTTAAGGAATCCAGTAGCTTATTCGAGAAAAAACTAACAACTGACAATATTTCGCTATATGATTTTCTCTTCTTTTCAAACTCCACTTCGTTTAAAAAATTCTTTGGTCTTGATACCTCATTCGGATCCATCCCGGCCTCTATGCACATTCTCTTAGATTCTGTAATGTAGTATGGTTCCCTCGTATTCATGTTCTCCTCCTAAAACCTTTATATAAAATATATACCCTAGCCTAAAAGAGTTGTTATTTTTTGTGAAGTAGTGAAAAAAAGAATCCGTTTCTGCTAAGGTTAAATCTCACATAATAACTAGTAGAAAGAATTCCCAATGAACCTACTTTACCGCAAAACATCGTTCCATTCAATGGAAGGTGGAAGGGGGATGGTTCTCCTGTTCCCCTGACAGCTTTGGTATTAAAGACTCGTCCCGTTGTTAGGGACAATTCTACACTATTTTTACAATAGACTACAATCCACCATTAAATATTATCTAGTATACATGTTCTATAAAAGGAAAAAGCAGCCGAAATCGAATCTTCGGCTGCCTTCATTATTATTAATACTATAGAAACAATTCTAAACGAATCCGACAAGAGCGGAGAAGATTGAAAAGCACTTTCGAACGAGTATCTATTCGTAATTGATATCCACATTTACCCTTCATACATTTGGATGAGGATCGTAGGTATTGCAAAGGGTCCAAATAATCTTCTCATTGAATAAATCAATCATCTTCTCTATTTTTTAGAAAATTCTGGTAGTTACTAGGTAGAAATTCTAGAGCTTTTGAATTAGATCCTAATAATATATATATAATTTTCTCTCTAAGTGAGGTGTATGTGTATTTAAAAGATTTTGAGAGTGCTAGAAAAGTTGTAGAAGACGCATTGATTGGAACGTTAATTGGAAAAAAGAATGTATTCTTTAAACAAGTTTGCAATTATGATTAAGTTAGGAGAAAATTAAATTTTCACTGTTATTTAAAAGGGGATGTAGCAAATGGAAGAGAATAAAATTTCAATGATTTTAGAAAAGGAATTAGTCGTGGCACTTGGATGCACGGAACCGGTTGCTATCGCGTTGGCAGCTGCTACTGCAAAGAAGCATGTGAACGGGGAAATTCAAGAAGTAATGGTGAAGGCTAGTGGCAATATTATTAAGAATGCTAAATCCGTTGGAATTCCTGGGATGTCGGGTAAAGGTCTGGATTTCTCTGCAGCGATTGGGGTAGTTGCTGGCAACCCGGATAGAAAGCTGGAATTGTTAGAGGGGCTTACGAAGGAAGATGAACGTTTAGCCTTTAAGCTCATAGATGAAGGGAAAGTGAAGGCTAGCCAATCGGATAGTCCGAAGCGGTTATTCATTGAAGTCATTGTTCAAACAGATCAGCAGAATGCTAGAGTAATTATCTCGGATAATCATAGCAACATCTCTTTAATTGAAGTGGATGGCAAAGCAATTTCTCGAGGTGGCTGTGAGAATCTAGGGGTCGCATCAGCAGGAGAAGAACTAGACAAATTATCGATTGATGAAATTTATGAGTGGGTTATTCAAACCGATCTGAAGAACTTGGCACTGGTCAAACAGAGTATTGAATTGAACAAAGTAATTGCTCTAGAGGGACTTTCAGGTGATTACGGACTTAATGTTGGAAAAACCATTCAGCAAAATGTTCAAAAAGGCATATTATCAGATGATTTAGCTACTGTCGCTATGTCTCTTGCAGCTGCTGGCTCGGACGCTCGAATGGCGGGCTCGACACTGCCTGTTATGGCGAACTCTGGAAGTGGAAATCAAGGGATTGCCGTAACGCTTCCCGTCGTCGGTGTAGCGGAGAAACTCCAAGTTTCAGAAGAAAAAATGATTCGAGCAGTAGCACTTAGTCACTTAGTTACCATCCATATCAAATCTAAATTTGGCCGTCTATCCGCATTATGTGGGGTGACTGTTGCTGGAATGGGAGCAAGTGCAGGTATCGTCCATTTGCTGGATGGGTCACTTCAACAAGTCAAAGGGGCTATACAAAATACTATTGGGAATGTATCGGGAATGATTTGCGACGGAGCAAAAGCGGGATGTGCTATGAAGGTTTCCACTTGTTCTAATGTTGCCGTTCAGTCTGCTTTGCTTGCTTTAAATCACCAAGAGATTCAGTCTACAGATGGCTTTATACATGGGGATGTAGAGAAAACGATTGATGCTTTCTGTACATTAGGCAACGAAGGTACAAGGCAAACAGATGAATTGATTTTAAAATTAATGATGGAGAAGTAAAGTAGTGAAGAAATAGGGCGGAAGAGAAAATTAGAAAATACTTCTCTGTGTTAGATTCTAATCGTTTCTGATAATATGCTGAAATTCACTTACTATAATCTTCTTTACTTTCGGTATTTCAGTAGTAAATCTTTTTGTAGTAGTGGATTTGTCCTATAAACTCACTAACTTCGCTAGCCGAAATAATTAGTCCTTCGTGTCACTAAAGATAGATATATTTCGTTCCAAATGTTTTGTTTACATTACTAATTAATCAAATATTCAAAATACATTTACTATTAATTTTTCCTTTGTTATTCTGTTAACGAATCTAAGAATAAGAAGGAGTGGATGGGTAGTGAAGAAGAAAATAGTTAGTACAATTGGAATTTTAGGATTATGTACAAGCTTGGCTTTCCCTGCTTATGCGGCTGATCCTGTAAATCAAGAAATGCATCATCATCCGTACTCGATCTCTGGTTTTATCAGTCACAGTGAGCTGCAAAAGAGTCTTAAACAGATCGAAAAATCAAGTAATGGGGTTGTACAGGTAGAGGTCGCTGGGCAATCACACAAAGGTTTGGATATTTATACGGTAAAAGTTGGGACGGGAGACAAGGTTATTCTTATTCAAAGTGAAATTCATGGAAACGAAAAAACTGGTACGGTCGCCATTTTAAATCTATTAAATAACCTTTCCACAAATTCAAAAGAAGCGAAAAAAATACGGGAAGAAGTGACCCTTGTATTTATGCCAATGATGAATCCAGATGCATCCGAAGGAGATAAACGTCGCAATAGTATGACATGGGCTGAAGTGGTGGAGGATTTCCCACAACTGGCGAGTGCTAAACCTTCTTGGAACTATTTAGACCGAGGAATCAGTCAAAGTTATAACTACGGTGAAAATCCAGGTTTCGACGTAAATAGAGATTTCAATCCAAATCTCAACTATGTCCCAACGGCACAAGATTTCCCAGGAGCATCCAATAAGCCTGGTTGGTTTATCACACCTGAATCGCAAACTTCTCGTGACGTATACAAAGAATTAAAAGCAGAATATGGAAACGTAGATGTTTTCGTAGATCTACATCATCAAGGCATGTATTATGTGGATGGCACGTCGGATGAAGTAACCCTTTCGTTATCTGCACAGTTTGTTCCAAACCCGAACACGCCTGAAGGAGCGAAATATGCCCAATATGCTGATGACTATAACTATGATTTTTCAAGACAATTGAACGTTGCAGCTTATAACGAACTTCAATCGTATGGAAACTCAAAGTTTACAAATATTTCTCTTTATTCTCAAGGTCTTGATCTTCCAGGCACGGCACTTGGAAGTTATGCACTGAATGGAAGTGGAACGGTGCTTTTTGAGGTGAAAGGACAGACACAAATGATGGGGCATAAGGAAAAAGGACAACTTGTTAAATCGGTTGAACGTGGACTCGAAGCAATTATCCAAGGAGTTGCAGATGGTTCTGTTGAAACATTGAATCCGGAAGATTATGAGAAGATTCCACTGACATCTAATAGACCTTCTTGATGTCCCGGTATCAGAATCAATTCTAATCGATACTTACATTTTTAGATTAATACTAACAAATAAGACCTCTTACACTTGAATTAATAAAGTGTAGGAGGTCTTTCTAATATTGAACTTTATTTTGATGAGTTTATAGATCCAGAGCATAAAGGAGAAGTGTTTTCAAAGTAAACTTCAGATTGTATCATCGACAGCTCTTCTATGGTAGGAAATGTACTCTTTTACCCTTTCATCTAAAAAATTATCGTTTGAATATGTTAAAAAAAGGTAAGAGTATCAATATATTTGTAAAAAAACGGACTACATTTACATGACGTTTTTAAAGCGGAGGAACAAGAATGAAGGATTGCACTATTATTGGAGGGGGACCAGCAGGTTTAAATGCGACATTGGTATTAGGAAGAGCCAGACGAACCGTGGTAATGGTCGATAGCAACGACGCACGCAATAAAGTCACTCATGAGGCACATGGCTTCGTTACAAGGGATGGGGTTAAACCGAATGAATTTCGAGAATTGGCCCATCAAGAATTTAAAAAATACAATACGATTGAGACAATGGAAGACAAGGTCATAGAGATCATTAAAGAAGCGGATGGTTTCACAATCAAGACGGATAAAGGGATGGAATGGAAGACAAGAAAGGTTGTGTTGGCTACAGGCGTGACTGAAAAGTTTCCGAACGTGCCGAACTTTCGGAATTATTACGGCAAGAGCATATTCAACTGTCCTTATTGTGATGCGTGGGAACTGAGAGACCAGCCACTTGCGTTGTTCGGGGTTGTGGAATTTACGATCCATATGGCAGAGATTCTTCGGAATTGGTCCAAGGACTTGGTTATCTTTACAAACGGGGACAAAGTGACAAAAAGCCAGTTCAAACGGTTGAACAGCATGCAAGTACGGGTGGAAACTAGTCCAGTAAAACTACTTACTGGTAATGACGGGCTGCTCCATAGTGTTGAGTTGGAAGACGGACTTGTCATCGAAAGAACCGGGGGATTTGTCACACCGGAATTGGTACAGGCAACGGATCTAGGGACAGCTATGGGTTTGAAGCTGGACGATACAGGGGGCCACAAGTGCGACGAAGCGGGAAAAACGAAAATTCATGGTTTTTTTGTAGCCGGGGAAGCAGCAACTATTTATCCATCACAAATCATCATTGCGGCAGCAAGCGGTGCGACAGTGGCTATGGCCGTGAATGTGGAACTTACACATGAAGGGATTTTAGGGAGTGACAATCATGTTTAATCAGTGTGCTTGTCTCTCATATATCTCAAGCGGTTCCTTCTGCATTTGTTGTTTTAGGTAAAGGTAAAGAGGGAGAACCATCAGTTCACAATCCTCGCATGCATCAAAATGAAGACATCTTTAAATATGGTGCTGCTTTACATGCAAATGTTGCAATGGAATGGCTAAAAGCTCAGCATAATTAGTAGAAAAATAGTCAGTGATCATCTTATAAAGAAGTGAAAGAGCAACCGAAATTGTATCTTCGGTTGCTTTTTGAATATATAGGAAGTATCAATTCTTTCATTTTCCAAACCTAAAATACTGAGTGTACTGAGGTTATTGGTGAGTGGTGATTTTTCCACAAATTAGGGCATTTTTGTGTCTATCGAAGAGGAGGAAATATCAATTTATTGCCAATTGCAATTGCGGGTTCAGAGATAGGTATATTATCATTTTAAGTAAATAGGCTGCAAAAATAGCTAATATTTGTTTTTTATGAAGTGAGTATGAAGAAATTCAAACAGGGCTTTGATTTCCACATTAAATATAATAGAGGACAACCATTTAGGAGGGGTTTACTTGAACAATGTGAAGGCTTTTGGTCAATTTGAGGAGCGGAGAGGGTATGTATTCCGTACGTCTGCTTATTTGCAATGGGGGTCGAGTACGAAATCGCTTGGAGCTTTTCTTTTTCTGAATCCCGGAAGAACGGAACTTTTGACTGGAGCTCTGATAGGAGTAGGAGAGGTACTTTTTGGTGAAGTGAAAGTGGATTTGATGATGGAGCAGAAGCGAAAATTAGTCGAACGTATCTATGGCAACGAAAAATTGGAAGGACGTGTTCATCTATACTATCTGTTTTCCTTGCGAAATACGATAGAGCAAGACCCAATTGATTTGTTTGAGGTATTAGCAAAATTAAGCGATGTTCCGGTTATCGATGCTATTCCTTCCATGGAAGAATTGAGAACTCACCCGTGGATCTGCAAATGTTGGGGGATTAATAGTAATCCAAATTGGAAGCAATTAAGCGCGCGAAAACAAGAATGGACAAAACAACTAGAGGATGCTGGTATTCCAATGTTTGGGAAGCCGCATCGTAATGGAATTGACTACTTCCATATCCTACCGCATTTGAAAACAACTCAACAAGAGCTACTGGATGATTTGGTAGAGATTTATCGGAAAGAAGTACAAGGTAGTGATGGTGTTTAGTCACGATGGTAGATGCAGCAGAAGAGTTGGAAAAACATAAATACATATCTAATGTAGTTAAAATGGAAATATAAAGTTTTTTATTATGTTATTTGAACTATATGATATTTACTTGTTTATTTCTTTGTGCTACGATTTTAATAAAAAGAAATATACAGAATAGAGTTTTTTTACCAGTTAATACGTGACAGTTTAGGAGGCGCTTTGTATTGAAATTACATGTGATTATGGGGGTTACAGTTCATACAGGCTATATGATTAAAAAACTCAAAGCGAAAAGAAATGTGATGGTTATTGTTATGGATTATGAAATGCCTGGTAATTTAGAACTAAAGGACTCGAATGGAGCCATCTATTGTTCCCCTACACAAACAAAGGCTTATATGGAAAAAGCTGACCGGGTTTTATTTCATCGATATGCTTTTGTGTTCCCCAAACTTAATAACTAGATAGAGTTGTCTCAGTTAAATCATTAGATTTGACTGGTTATTTTTTTGTTTTATTTATTTAGATTTAATTTTAAGGGAGAAGGAAAAAAGCAAATGAAGAAACAATATTTTAATCTCATGCAATTTTTTAATGGATATGTACGAAATTATCGGAGATTAAATTTGTCTTCCTTACATAATCGTTCCATGTTTACGAAAAGAGAAATAGATTATTTCGCCAATCTAGGTGAGATGCTTGGATTTGATGCTTTTGTAGAAGATTCCAAGTTTGATAAGTTAAAAGGACGTTCAAGACCTATGGACTTATCGTGGTGGAAGTGGGACAAAAGAGAAGATATGGAGAATTTCTTGTATCCTGCACTTCATTTAGAAAGAGAATTTGTCTGGGGTAAAGATGAGGAAACCATTGAAAAGCTCTTTTCTGACACCGAAGAAGGCTTTGTTCCTCATAACGTCATCGGGATTCAATACATCGCGTCAATGGATAGAATAGAAGTTCTAAACGCCTTGCTCATTCAAAAGAATAGGAGTCAAATGTCCAATGTATTAATGGTCTACCGTTTCTATGATGCCGATCTTGCAATAGAAAGAGTTTGTGCCTATTATTTCACACCAGCAGGATTATATGAAACAAGAGAAGCCATTTGCAAAGAAGATGAGTCCGGATACTGGTATATGTGTTTTGAGGAAGAATATGTGGGTTTACAATAGCAAGTGAAGATATAGGTGAAACAGTTCATAATTTAAATGGAACTAAGCTTATCAGTATTATTAGCGCCAAACACGCCGGACGCCAACAAGCATGAAGGTGCAAACAAAATTGATGGAACAATACGCAAAAAAACTCTTCATCGAGCAATGATGAAGAGGCTTTTTTGTGTTTTGTCGCGTTCGGCGTGTTGTTTGTCGCGTTCGATGGGTCGTTTGTCGTCTTCACTAGGCGGTTTGTCGCTTTCGGTCGCTAGTATGTCTCGTTTAGGATTATTTATCCAATTTAATGAACTTGTAATTAGGAAATAATGGGTTTGAATGCTGCAATGAATATCATCTTAGGTCTTTATTGTGCTGAGAGGGTTATTTTTATCAAATTTGTGTGGGTTTCTTGCACGAATAGAGATTCAAATTAAGATTAATTTTCATTTTTTACAAAAATTTAACACTTTTATGACTTTCTTTTTGGTACAATATAATTGTTTCAATATTACAAATGAGAGATGAGGAATACTATTTATGTGGAAAAAAGTTTCGGCTTCAGCACTGGCTTTGTCCCTAGCAGTGAGTGGAATGGCTGGTGTGGAACAAGCAGCAGCTGCTAATAATCAAGATGTTACGCGTGGTGAATATGTAAAAACGATCATTGAAGCAATGGGTGTTGAGCTAGGCACAGGAAAGTCGGTCACATTTAAAGATGTCCCAGATTCATTGAAACCGTATATTGAAAAAGCACTAGAGTTAAAGCTTATCACAGGAAAGTCTTCAACTGTTTTTGCTCCTAATGAAAGGCTTACTCGTGAGCATGCTTTTGTGATTGTTTCCAAAGCGGTAGCTTCGGACAAAACTTATGCAGAAGATACATTAGATAAATTTAATGATAAAAATAAAATTGGTAAAGAGAATCGCAGTCTTATTGCGAAAGCTGTAGGATTAGGTTTTTTAAACGGGTATCCGGATAAAACGATGAAACCTGCAAATGTTGTAAGTAAACACGAGATGAATACGATTGTGCAACGCTTCTTAAAAGCATACAAGCCTGCTCAAGCAAATACGACAGTTTCTTTACGTATTTTAGGAACTTCTGATATTCATACAAATATCGTGAACTATGATTATTACAAAGACACAGAGTCTAATAGCTTAGGTCTTGCTAAAACAGCTACATTAGTCAAAAATGCACGTAAAGAAAATAGCAACACTTTATTATTTGACAATGGAGATGCAATTCAAGGTACTCCATTAGGTTCTTATAAACAAGCAGTAGACAAGCTAGTAGATGGGGAAGAACATCCATCTGTAACAGCAATGAATCTGCTAAAATATGATGGCGCAACGTTCGGGAATCATGAATTCAACTACGGTCTTGATTATTTAAATGAAGTAACGGATGATGCAAACTTCCCTTATCTAAATGCGAATATTCGCGATGCAGCTACGAAGAAATTGAAATATACACCATATGTATTGATTGACAAAGAAGTGGTTGATTCAAAAGGTAAGAAAACAACGATTAAAGTTGGGGTTACTGGTATTGTTCCTCCGCAAATCCTTAAGTGGGACAAGTCTCATTTAGAAGGAAAAGTGACAGTAGACGACTCTGTTCAAGCGGTGGAGGCAGTGGTTCCTGAAATGCAAAAAGCTGGAGCGGATGTAATCGTTGTTCTATCTCACTCAGGTCTTGGCAATATGACACATGAGGCTGGAGAAGAGGATGTAACGTATTTATTAACAAAAGTTAAAGGTGTAGATGCAATTATTACAGGTCACGCGCACCAAGTATTCCCTGGTAAAGTGGATGCTTCTTTAACTAATGTGGATGTTGAAAAAGGTACGATCAACGGAGTTCCAGTTGTTATGCCAGGTAAATTCGGTAGCCATTTAGGGGTTATTGATTTAGAGCTAGTGAAAAAAGGAAACGAGTGGGATGTAGCAGAGTCACAAGCGGAAGTGCGTGCAATTGCAAAAGACGCTACGGACTTAGATCAAACCGTTGTGAAAGCAGTGAAAGAAGCGCATGATGGAACGATTAAATACGTTCGTCAAGCAGTTGGAACTTCAACAGCAGACATTCATAGCTACTTCTCCCAAGTGCAAGATGATCCATCGATCCAAATCGTAACAAACGCGCAAACTGCCTATGTACAAGCGAAACTGAAAGGTACAGCATATGAAAAACTAGCCGTTCTTTCTGCTGGTGCACCATTTAAAGCGGGAACTAGAAGTGATCCAGAATACTACACATTCGTTCCAAAAGGCGAATTAGCAATTAAAAACGTAGCGGATCTATACCTATATGACAATACGCTTTCCATGGTAAAAGTGACAGGAGCAGATGTGAAAGAATGGCTGGAAATGTCTGCAGGTCAATTTAATCAAATCGATGCAACGAAAAC is part of the Psychrobacillus sp. FSL H8-0483 genome and encodes:
- a CDS encoding L-serine ammonia-lyase, iron-sulfur-dependent, subunit alpha yields the protein MEENKISMILEKELVVALGCTEPVAIALAAATAKKHVNGEIQEVMVKASGNIIKNAKSVGIPGMSGKGLDFSAAIGVVAGNPDRKLELLEGLTKEDERLAFKLIDEGKVKASQSDSPKRLFIEVIVQTDQQNARVIISDNHSNISLIEVDGKAISRGGCENLGVASAGEELDKLSIDEIYEWVIQTDLKNLALVKQSIELNKVIALEGLSGDYGLNVGKTIQQNVQKGILSDDLATVAMSLAAAGSDARMAGSTLPVMANSGSGNQGIAVTLPVVGVAEKLQVSEEKMIRAVALSHLVTIHIKSKFGRLSALCGVTVAGMGASAGIVHLLDGSLQQVKGAIQNTIGNVSGMICDGAKAGCAMKVSTCSNVAVQSALLALNHQEIQSTDGFIHGDVEKTIDAFCTLGNEGTRQTDELILKLMMEK
- a CDS encoding M14 family zinc carboxypeptidase, producing the protein MKKKIVSTIGILGLCTSLAFPAYAADPVNQEMHHHPYSISGFISHSELQKSLKQIEKSSNGVVQVEVAGQSHKGLDIYTVKVGTGDKVILIQSEIHGNEKTGTVAILNLLNNLSTNSKEAKKIREEVTLVFMPMMNPDASEGDKRRNSMTWAEVVEDFPQLASAKPSWNYLDRGISQSYNYGENPGFDVNRDFNPNLNYVPTAQDFPGASNKPGWFITPESQTSRDVYKELKAEYGNVDVFVDLHHQGMYYVDGTSDEVTLSLSAQFVPNPNTPEGAKYAQYADDYNYDFSRQLNVAAYNELQSYGNSKFTNISLYSQGLDLPGTALGSYALNGSGTVLFEVKGQTQMMGHKEKGQLVKSVERGLEAIIQGVADGSVETLNPEDYEKIPLTSNRPS
- a CDS encoding NAD(P)/FAD-dependent oxidoreductase, yielding MKDCTIIGGGPAGLNATLVLGRARRTVVMVDSNDARNKVTHEAHGFVTRDGVKPNEFRELAHQEFKKYNTIETMEDKVIEIIKEADGFTIKTDKGMEWKTRKVVLATGVTEKFPNVPNFRNYYGKSIFNCPYCDAWELRDQPLALFGVVEFTIHMAEILRNWSKDLVIFTNGDKVTKSQFKRLNSMQVRVETSPVKLLTGNDGLLHSVELEDGLVIERTGGFVTPELVQATDLGTAMGLKLDDTGGHKCDEAGKTKIHGFFVAGEAATIYPSQIIIAAASGATVAMAVNVELTHEGILGSDNHV
- a CDS encoding bifunctional 2',3'-cyclic-nucleotide 2'-phosphodiesterase/3'-nucleotidase encodes the protein MWKKVSASALALSLAVSGMAGVEQAAAANNQDVTRGEYVKTIIEAMGVELGTGKSVTFKDVPDSLKPYIEKALELKLITGKSSTVFAPNERLTREHAFVIVSKAVASDKTYAEDTLDKFNDKNKIGKENRSLIAKAVGLGFLNGYPDKTMKPANVVSKHEMNTIVQRFLKAYKPAQANTTVSLRILGTSDIHTNIVNYDYYKDTESNSLGLAKTATLVKNARKENSNTLLFDNGDAIQGTPLGSYKQAVDKLVDGEEHPSVTAMNLLKYDGATFGNHEFNYGLDYLNEVTDDANFPYLNANIRDAATKKLKYTPYVLIDKEVVDSKGKKTTIKVGVTGIVPPQILKWDKSHLEGKVTVDDSVQAVEAVVPEMQKAGADVIVVLSHSGLGNMTHEAGEEDVTYLLTKVKGVDAIITGHAHQVFPGKVDASLTNVDVEKGTINGVPVVMPGKFGSHLGVIDLELVKKGNEWDVAESQAEVRAIAKDATDLDQTVVKAVKEAHDGTIKYVRQAVGTSTADIHSYFSQVQDDPSIQIVTNAQTAYVQAKLKGTAYEKLAVLSAGAPFKAGTRSDPEYYTFVPKGELAIKNVADLYLYDNTLSMVKVTGADVKEWLEMSAGQFNQIDATKTGEQQLINSEYRSYNYDVIDGVTYEIDVTQPAKYDVEGKVKNESASRIKNLQYNGKPIDLKQEFIVATNNYRANGTFPGVRNATAIEIYPDENRQAIIDYILAEKTIDPSADGNWKFATIPANAQVVFESSKKAEKVIPANGSIKYLGEGTDGFGKYSLK